A genome region from Crossiella equi includes the following:
- a CDS encoding bifunctional MaoC family dehydratase N-terminal/OB-fold nucleic acid binding domain-containing protein — protein sequence MTSTVDSAEEIREAVARIAASAATGLRFARDPVNEPMIRNWTEALGDTDPRYPELAPPAMAQVWTMMGLNGERDEADPFGQVLELLDQAGYPSIVATNCEQTYHRYLRPGELLSVTTRLDQVTGPKRTALGEGWFVTVHNVWYSGTEAVAEMLFRVYKYRPRPAPGGGGGIPPLVSKDTEFFWAGTALGELRVQRCGACGALRHPPGPMCPFCNALRPEHVVVSGRGSVYSYVVHHHPPVPGRSAPFVIALVELAEGPRMVGELLGAAPEDVHIGQPVAVEFQQQDGFAVPAWRVTS from the coding sequence ATGACGTCCACCGTGGACAGCGCGGAGGAGATCAGGGAGGCGGTGGCCCGCATCGCCGCCAGTGCCGCCACCGGGCTGCGGTTCGCCCGCGACCCGGTGAACGAACCCATGATCCGGAACTGGACCGAGGCGCTCGGTGACACCGACCCCCGTTACCCCGAGCTGGCCCCGCCCGCGATGGCGCAGGTGTGGACCATGATGGGGCTCAACGGGGAACGCGACGAGGCTGACCCGTTCGGGCAGGTGCTGGAGCTGCTCGACCAGGCGGGCTATCCCTCGATCGTGGCCACCAACTGCGAGCAGACCTACCACCGCTACCTGCGACCGGGCGAGCTGCTGTCGGTCACGACCAGGCTGGACCAGGTGACCGGGCCCAAGCGCACGGCGCTGGGCGAGGGCTGGTTTGTCACCGTGCACAACGTCTGGTATTCAGGAACGGAAGCCGTGGCGGAGATGCTGTTCCGGGTCTACAAGTACCGGCCGCGCCCCGCCCCGGGCGGAGGTGGTGGGATACCTCCGTTGGTCAGCAAGGACACGGAGTTCTTCTGGGCTGGTACGGCCCTGGGTGAGCTCCGCGTGCAGAGGTGCGGCGCGTGCGGTGCGCTGCGGCACCCACCGGGCCCCATGTGCCCGTTCTGCAACGCCTTGCGGCCCGAACACGTCGTCGTGAGCGGTCGCGGCAGCGTGTACAGCTACGTGGTGCACCACCACCCGCCAGTGCCCGGACGGTCCGCGCCGTTCGTGATCGCCTTGGTCGAGCTGGCCGAGGGACCGCGCATGGTCGGCGAGCTGCTCGGGGCCGCGCCCGAGGACGTCCACATAGGACAGCCGGTGGCGGTGGAGTTCCAGCAGCAGGACGGCTTCGCGGTGCCCGCGTGGCGGGTGACGTCATGA
- a CDS encoding MaoC family dehydratase, with protein sequence MIAVGAELPELVVEVTPTFIISTAVATRDFQDVHHDRDAAVRRGSPDIFLNILATTGLVQRFVTDWAGPRVLIRGIAIRLGVPCYAYDTLTLRGRVEEPLGDNGYVVSVVGANRLGDHVTGTVRIEVGGTP encoded by the coding sequence ATGATCGCCGTCGGCGCGGAGCTGCCCGAGCTGGTGGTCGAGGTGACGCCCACCTTCATCATCAGCACCGCGGTGGCCACCCGGGACTTCCAGGACGTGCACCACGACCGCGACGCCGCGGTGCGCAGGGGGTCGCCGGACATCTTCCTGAACATCCTGGCCACCACCGGGCTGGTGCAGCGGTTCGTCACCGACTGGGCCGGGCCGCGGGTGCTCATCCGGGGCATCGCCATCCGCCTCGGGGTGCCCTGCTACGCCTACGACACGCTCACCCTGCGCGGGCGGGTCGAGGAGCCGTTGGGGGACAACGGGTACGTGGTGTCGGTGGTGGGCGCCAACCGGCTCGGCGACCATGTCACCGGCACGGTCCGCATCGAGGTCGGAGGCACGCCATGA
- a CDS encoding lipid-transfer protein: MSSLSGAAAIAGIGATEFSKKSGRSELRLAVEAVRAAVADAGLKPSDVDGLVTFTMDGSSEIAVARELGLGELKFFSRINYGGGAACATVQQAAMAVAMGVAEVVVVYRAFNERSGTRFGLAHAAAAQQPNSNGVDNSWHYPMGLATPAAMVAMFARRYLHEYGASTEDFGRVAVAMRRHAATNPDAWFHGRPITLADHQSSRWISEPLRLLDCCQESDGGVALVVVSAERARDLAWVPARITAAAQGSGPDQFVMTSYYRDGLAGLPEMRVVGDQLWRQAGIGPGDVDVAVLYDHFTPFVLVQLEELGFCGTGEARHFIADGGIEIDGRLPVNPHGGQLGEAYLHGMNGITEAVRQVRGSAVNQVGGAEHVVVTAGTGVPTSALVVSR, translated from the coding sequence ATGAGCAGCTTGTCCGGTGCCGCGGCGATCGCCGGGATCGGGGCCACGGAGTTCTCCAAGAAGTCCGGGCGCAGCGAGCTGCGGCTGGCGGTCGAGGCGGTGCGCGCCGCGGTCGCCGACGCCGGGCTCAAGCCGTCCGATGTGGACGGTCTGGTCACGTTCACCATGGATGGCAGCTCGGAGATCGCGGTCGCCCGCGAGCTGGGGCTGGGCGAGTTGAAGTTCTTCAGCCGGATCAACTACGGCGGCGGGGCGGCCTGCGCCACGGTGCAGCAGGCGGCGATGGCGGTGGCCATGGGGGTGGCCGAGGTGGTCGTGGTGTACCGGGCGTTCAACGAGCGGTCCGGCACGCGGTTCGGGCTCGCGCACGCCGCCGCGGCGCAGCAGCCCAACAGCAACGGCGTGGACAACAGCTGGCACTACCCCATGGGCCTGGCCACACCCGCGGCCATGGTGGCGATGTTCGCGCGCCGGTACCTGCACGAGTACGGGGCGAGCACCGAGGACTTCGGGCGGGTCGCGGTGGCCATGCGGCGGCACGCGGCCACCAACCCGGACGCGTGGTTCCACGGCAGGCCGATCACGTTGGCGGACCACCAGTCCTCCCGCTGGATCTCCGAACCGCTGCGGCTGCTGGACTGCTGCCAGGAGAGCGACGGTGGGGTCGCGCTGGTGGTGGTCAGCGCCGAGCGTGCCCGGGACCTGGCGTGGGTTCCGGCGCGGATCACCGCCGCGGCACAGGGCAGCGGGCCGGACCAGTTCGTGATGACCAGCTACTACCGGGACGGGCTGGCCGGGCTGCCGGAGATGCGGGTGGTCGGCGACCAGCTGTGGCGGCAGGCCGGGATCGGGCCCGGTGACGTGGACGTGGCGGTGCTCTACGACCACTTCACGCCGTTCGTCCTGGTGCAGCTGGAGGAGCTCGGCTTCTGCGGGACCGGCGAGGCCCGGCACTTCATCGCCGACGGCGGGATCGAGATCGACGGCAGGCTGCCGGTCAACCCGCACGGCGGGCAGCTCGGCGAGGCCTACCTGCACGGGATGAACGGCATCACCGAGGCGGTGCGACAGGTGCGGGGGAGTGCGGTCAACCAGGTGGGTGGGGCCGAGCACGTGGTCGTCACCGCCGGGACCGGGGTGCCCACCAGTGCGCTGGTGGTGAGCCGTTAG
- a CDS encoding MaoC/PaaZ C-terminal domain-containing protein, translating to MPINPELATGAELPPVEFSWTATDVLLYHLSLGAGARPTDPRELRYTYEPQLHVLPTFALVAPGFHRATPPEVRFPGVDIDLGRCLHGEQSITLRRPLPVAGTARLSTRIVAVHDKGRDAVLVQESTADLDDDPLFTARSTVFARGEGGFGGDRGPSTRQAAPDRAADHVLTVPTLPQQALLYRLCGDRNPLHADPAFAAAAGFPMPILHGLCTYGMVAKAVTDHLLDGDPGRLTGIGARFTGVVLPGEELVVHLWHTPPTWTFTASTASAQALVGSVTAR from the coding sequence ATGCCCATCAACCCCGAGCTCGCCACGGGCGCCGAGCTGCCCCCGGTGGAGTTCTCCTGGACCGCGACCGACGTGCTGCTCTACCACCTGTCCCTCGGCGCGGGCGCCCGGCCGACCGACCCGCGCGAACTGCGCTACACCTACGAGCCCCAGCTGCACGTGCTGCCCACCTTCGCCCTGGTCGCACCGGGCTTCCACCGCGCCACCCCGCCGGAGGTGCGGTTCCCGGGCGTGGACATCGACCTGGGTCGCTGCCTGCACGGCGAGCAGTCGATCACCCTGCGCCGCCCGCTGCCGGTGGCCGGTACCGCCCGGCTGAGCACCCGCATCGTCGCGGTGCACGACAAGGGCAGGGACGCCGTGCTGGTGCAGGAGTCCACCGCCGACCTCGACGACGACCCGCTGTTCACCGCCCGCTCCACCGTTTTCGCCCGGGGCGAGGGCGGTTTCGGCGGCGACCGGGGGCCGAGCACGCGGCAGGCCGCCCCGGACCGCGCCGCCGACCACGTGCTGACCGTGCCGACCCTGCCCCAGCAGGCGCTGCTGTACCGGCTGTGCGGCGACCGCAACCCGCTGCACGCCGACCCGGCCTTCGCCGCCGCGGCGGGCTTCCCGATGCCCATCCTGCACGGCCTGTGCACGTACGGCATGGTGGCCAAGGCCGTCACCGACCACCTCCTGGACGGCGATCCCGGTCGGCTGACCGGAATCGGCGCCCGCTTCACCGGCGTGGTCCTGCCGGGCGAGGAACTGGTCGTGCACCTCTGGCACACCCCGCCGACCTGGACCTTCACCGCCTCGACGGCCTCCGCGCAGGCCCTGGTCGGCTCGGTGACCGCGCGGTAG
- a CDS encoding 2Fe-2S iron-sulfur cluster-binding protein, which produces MAEFHALRVAEVVRETPDAVSLVFEVPPGLRDTFTHEPGQFLTIRVPCGARSYSLCNGPDEPPRVAVKRIPEGRASIWVCDTVVPGTVLDVLPPAGTFTPPSLAEDLALFAAGSGITPVLSIVKAVLARGSGDLFLFYANRDERSVIFAEELRALVAAHPGRLRVVHWLESVQGLPSAATLRPFLTGRRTFLCGPAPFMAAVREAAPAPDLLHTEVFRSLTDDPFSAPAPAADPDAAVVEVDLDGEQHTLPWPRGRKLLDVLLGHGLAAPYSCREGACSACACRLVDGKVTLAHNEVLDEDDLTDGIILACQALPAADTVRITYE; this is translated from the coding sequence ATGGCTGAGTTCCACGCACTCCGCGTGGCCGAGGTCGTGCGGGAAACCCCCGACGCGGTGTCGCTGGTCTTCGAGGTACCGCCCGGGCTCCGTGACACGTTCACCCACGAGCCCGGCCAGTTCCTGACCATCCGGGTGCCGTGCGGGGCGCGTAGCTACTCGCTGTGCAACGGCCCGGACGAGCCGCCGCGGGTCGCGGTGAAACGGATCCCGGAGGGCCGGGCGTCGATCTGGGTGTGCGACACCGTGGTCCCGGGCACGGTGCTGGACGTGCTGCCGCCCGCGGGCACGTTCACCCCGCCCTCGCTGGCCGAGGACCTGGCGCTGTTCGCGGCGGGCAGCGGGATCACACCGGTGCTGTCGATCGTCAAGGCGGTGCTGGCCCGGGGCAGCGGTGACCTGTTCCTGTTCTACGCCAACCGGGACGAGCGCTCGGTCATCTTCGCCGAGGAGCTCCGGGCACTGGTCGCGGCGCACCCGGGACGACTCCGGGTCGTGCACTGGCTGGAGTCCGTGCAGGGCCTGCCGAGCGCCGCCACGCTGCGGCCGTTCCTGACCGGGCGGCGGACCTTCCTGTGCGGCCCGGCCCCGTTCATGGCCGCGGTCCGCGAGGCCGCCCCGGCACCGGACCTGCTGCACACCGAGGTGTTCCGCTCCCTCACCGACGACCCGTTCAGCGCCCCGGCACCGGCCGCCGACCCGGACGCCGCGGTGGTCGAGGTCGACCTGGACGGCGAGCAGCACACCCTGCCCTGGCCCCGTGGGCGCAAGCTCCTGGACGTGCTGCTCGGCCACGGCCTGGCCGCCCCGTACTCCTGCCGTGAGGGGGCGTGCAGCGCGTGCGCGTGCCGCCTGGTCGACGGCAAGGTGACCCTGGCCCACAACGAGGTCCTCGACGAGGACGACCTCACTGACGGCATCATCCTGGCCTGCCAGGCCCTCCCGGCCGCCGACACGGTCCGCATCACCTACGAGTGA
- a CDS encoding Rieske 2Fe-2S domain-containing protein: MTAAQDEVRLIESGQPPARFARGWHCLGLAEGYRDGVPHAVEAFGTKLVVFADSGGALHVLDAYCRHMGGDLSQGSVKGDEVACPFHDWRWGGNGRCQAIPYAKRVPLRARTRSWLTMEQNKQLFVWHDPQGNPPPGDVVIPRVEGAFSSEWSNWTWDSVRIDGSNCREIMDNVVDMAHFFYVHFAFPTYFKNVFEGHVASQYLTTRGRPDVAMASNYTGDVTVKSEASYYGPSYMINHLANDYHGTVIDTVLINCHYPVNANSFVLQWGAIVKKLPGLTDEHADKIAGKFARGIGVGFLQDVEIWKNKARIDNPLLCEEDGPVYQLRRWYDQFYVDVEEVSEDMVRRFEFEVDTSRAVQAWEREVADNLARRDADGG, from the coding sequence ATGACCGCTGCCCAGGACGAGGTGCGCCTGATCGAGTCGGGCCAGCCGCCGGCGCGGTTCGCGCGCGGCTGGCACTGTCTCGGGCTGGCGGAGGGCTACCGCGACGGCGTCCCGCACGCGGTGGAGGCCTTCGGCACCAAGCTCGTCGTGTTCGCCGACTCCGGCGGTGCCCTGCACGTGCTGGACGCCTACTGCCGCCACATGGGCGGGGACCTCAGCCAGGGCAGTGTCAAGGGCGATGAGGTGGCCTGCCCGTTCCACGACTGGCGGTGGGGCGGCAACGGCCGCTGCCAGGCCATCCCGTACGCCAAAAGGGTGCCCTTGCGCGCCCGGACCCGGTCCTGGCTGACGATGGAGCAGAACAAGCAGCTGTTCGTGTGGCACGACCCCCAGGGCAACCCCCCACCGGGTGATGTCGTGATCCCGCGCGTCGAGGGCGCGTTCAGCTCCGAGTGGAGCAACTGGACGTGGGACTCGGTGCGCATCGACGGGTCCAACTGCCGCGAGATCATGGACAACGTCGTGGACATGGCGCACTTCTTCTACGTGCACTTCGCGTTCCCGACCTACTTCAAGAACGTCTTCGAGGGCCACGTCGCCAGCCAGTACCTGACCACCCGGGGCCGCCCGGACGTCGCGATGGCCTCCAACTACACCGGCGACGTCACGGTGAAGTCCGAGGCCAGCTACTACGGCCCCAGCTACATGATCAACCACCTGGCCAACGACTACCACGGCACGGTGATCGACACCGTCCTGATCAACTGCCACTACCCGGTGAACGCGAACTCCTTCGTGCTCCAGTGGGGCGCGATCGTGAAGAAGCTGCCCGGTCTGACCGACGAGCACGCGGACAAGATCGCGGGCAAGTTCGCCCGGGGCATCGGCGTGGGCTTCCTGCAGGACGTGGAGATCTGGAAGAACAAGGCCCGCATCGACAACCCGCTGCTGTGTGAGGAGGACGGCCCGGTCTACCAGCTGCGCCGGTGGTACGACCAGTTCTACGTGGACGTGGAGGAGGTCAGCGAGGACATGGTGCGCCGCTTCGAGTTCGAGGTGGACACCAGCCGGGCCGTGCAGGCGTGGGAGCGCGAGGTCGCGGACAACCTGGCCCGGCGGGACGCCGATGGGGGCTGA
- the kstD gene encoding 3-oxosteroid 1-dehydrogenase yields MEVDLVVAGSGAAGMTAALTAAQLGLSALVLEKSTRYGGSTARSGGALWVPGNSVLRKAGVREGSAAAYLEHLVGDQVARARRAALLRHGPDMLDLVLAMTPLRLKWVPGYADYYPEAPGGTPLGRSVEPRPVSATAFGGEIEDLEPAYLTPQYGVTVTAADYRWLNLVLRHPRGLWRALRVAARKGRDVLLRREPVLSMGQALAACLRAGLVRAGVPVWLDTPLLDLVTEDGRVTGVLVRQDGEEVLVGARCGVLLACGGFEHNAELRAAHHPSPSCAEWSVGAVANTGDAILAAQRLGAAVELMDEAWWGPTIPLGGGPYFCLAERTLPGCLVVNAAGQRFTNEASPYVDAVHAMHQPGNLPAWLVCDQRYRDRYLFAGLPPRQPFPKRWAELGVVRQAGSVEELAGLIEVPPAALRSTVDRFNGFARTGVDEDFGRGRSAYDRYYGDPWQRPNPCLGVLDKPPFAAVRLVPGDLGTKGGLRTDEHARVLREDGTPLPGLYAAGNTSAAVMGRTYAGAGATIGPAMTFGYLAARAAAASPGGNP; encoded by the coding sequence ATGGAGGTCGACCTCGTCGTGGCGGGCAGCGGCGCCGCCGGGATGACCGCCGCGCTGACCGCCGCGCAGCTGGGGCTGAGCGCGCTCGTCCTGGAGAAGTCCACCCGGTACGGCGGTTCCACCGCCCGATCCGGTGGCGCCCTCTGGGTGCCCGGCAACTCGGTGTTGCGCAAGGCCGGGGTGCGGGAGGGCTCGGCCGCGGCCTACCTGGAGCACCTCGTCGGCGACCAGGTGGCGCGGGCCCGGCGCGCGGCGCTGCTGCGGCACGGCCCGGACATGCTGGACCTGGTGCTGGCCATGACCCCGTTGCGGCTGAAGTGGGTGCCCGGCTACGCCGACTACTACCCGGAGGCACCCGGTGGCACCCCGCTGGGCCGCTCGGTGGAACCCCGGCCGGTCAGCGCGACCGCCTTCGGCGGCGAGATCGAGGACCTGGAGCCCGCCTACCTGACCCCCCAGTACGGCGTGACCGTGACCGCGGCCGACTACCGCTGGCTCAACCTGGTGCTGCGCCACCCGCGCGGACTGTGGCGGGCGCTGCGGGTGGCCGCGCGCAAGGGCCGGGACGTGCTGCTGCGGCGCGAGCCCGTGCTGTCCATGGGCCAGGCGCTGGCCGCCTGCCTGCGCGCCGGGCTGGTGCGGGCGGGGGTACCGGTGTGGCTGGACACCCCGCTGCTGGACCTGGTCACCGAGGACGGCCGCGTCACCGGCGTGCTGGTCCGCCAGGACGGCGAGGAGGTGCTGGTCGGCGCGCGGTGCGGGGTGCTGCTGGCCTGCGGCGGGTTCGAGCACAACGCGGAGCTGCGCGCCGCCCACCACCCCTCCCCCAGCTGCGCCGAGTGGAGCGTGGGCGCGGTCGCGAACACCGGTGACGCCATCCTGGCCGCGCAACGGCTGGGCGCGGCGGTGGAGCTGATGGACGAGGCCTGGTGGGGGCCGACCATCCCGCTCGGCGGCGGGCCCTACTTCTGCCTGGCCGAGCGCACCCTGCCCGGCTGCCTGGTGGTCAACGCCGCGGGCCAGCGGTTCACCAACGAGGCCTCACCGTACGTGGACGCCGTGCACGCCATGCACCAGCCGGGCAACCTGCCCGCGTGGCTGGTGTGCGACCAGCGCTACCGCGACCGCTACCTGTTCGCCGGACTGCCGCCGCGCCAGCCGTTCCCGAAGCGCTGGGCCGAGCTGGGCGTGGTGCGGCAGGCCGGGAGCGTCGAGGAGCTGGCCGGTCTGATCGAGGTGCCCCCGGCGGCACTGAGGTCCACTGTGGACAGGTTCAACGGCTTCGCCCGCACCGGGGTGGACGAGGACTTCGGCCGCGGCCGCTCGGCCTACGACCGGTACTACGGCGACCCGTGGCAGCGGCCCAACCCGTGCCTGGGCGTGCTGGACAAACCGCCGTTCGCCGCGGTGCGCCTGGTACCGGGCGACCTCGGCACCAAGGGCGGGCTGCGCACCGACGAGCACGCCCGGGTGCTGCGCGAGGACGGCACCCCGCTGCCCGGGCTGTACGCGGCGGGCAACACCAGTGCGGCCGTGATGGGCCGCACCTACGCCGGGGCCGGTGCCACGATCGGCCCGGCGATGACCTTCGGCTACCTGGCCGCGCGCGCCGCGGCCGCGTCCCCGGGAGGAAACCCATGA
- a CDS encoding FAD-binding protein codes for MSTAWDLRAEVVVLGFGAAGACAAIEAATGGADVLVLDRFHGGGTTAISGGVVYAGGGTSVQAAAGVSDTPEALLAYLREEVGDAVSAETLRRFCAGSRDLVEWLRRHGVPFEGSLCPYKTSYPDDRYHLYFSGSESSGHFRRFAVPAPRGHRAKGRGTSGSALFAALAAATRRLGVRWQPQTLGERLIVEQGRVTGIQCRTLAHAPRSVRLRHRLLSRYAASPGVYLPWLRTLLHRRVTRLEQRHGRLLRVGAGKGVVIAAGGFVANRAMLAEHAPNARGCLPLGTPGDDGSGITMAVEAGAATAHLDRVSAWRFLSPPSAFLHGLLVNRHGARVIDESRYGAAVGEVLLTEHDGKGWLLVDRDIVARARRQLAHQALWFQRVGAYMQLAARHTAPTLEAVAARAGVDPAGLRATVEEHHRRLAQRRPDPTGRPEELARPLHAPYSLVEVSIRGRRVPPCPVLPLGGLVVDERTGAVRRPDGSTVPGLYAAGRSAVGLCSRSYVSGLSLADCVFSGRRAGAHLAATRRSGAHR; via the coding sequence GTGTCCACTGCCTGGGACCTGCGGGCCGAGGTCGTCGTCCTCGGCTTCGGCGCGGCAGGCGCCTGCGCGGCGATCGAGGCGGCCACCGGCGGCGCGGACGTCCTGGTGCTGGACCGCTTCCACGGCGGCGGCACCACGGCGATCTCCGGCGGCGTGGTCTACGCGGGCGGCGGCACCTCGGTGCAGGCCGCGGCCGGGGTCAGCGACACCCCCGAGGCACTGCTGGCCTACCTGCGCGAGGAGGTCGGCGACGCGGTGTCCGCCGAGACCCTGCGCCGCTTCTGCGCGGGCAGCCGAGACCTGGTGGAGTGGCTGCGGCGGCACGGCGTGCCGTTCGAGGGCAGCCTGTGCCCGTACAAGACCTCCTACCCGGACGACCGCTACCACCTGTACTTCTCCGGCAGCGAGAGTTCCGGCCACTTCCGCCGCTTCGCGGTGCCCGCCCCGCGCGGGCACCGCGCCAAGGGCCGGGGCACCTCCGGTTCGGCGCTGTTCGCCGCGCTGGCCGCCGCCACCCGCCGCCTCGGCGTCCGCTGGCAGCCGCAGACCCTGGGGGAACGGCTGATCGTGGAACAGGGCCGGGTGACCGGTATCCAGTGCCGCACCCTCGCGCACGCACCGCGCTCGGTACGGCTCCGGCACCGGCTGCTCAGCCGGTACGCGGCCAGCCCCGGCGTGTACCTGCCGTGGCTGCGCACCCTGCTGCACCGGCGGGTCACCCGCCTGGAGCAGCGCCACGGCCGCCTGCTGCGCGTGGGCGCCGGCAAGGGCGTGGTCATCGCGGCCGGGGGCTTCGTGGCCAACCGCGCCATGCTCGCCGAACACGCCCCGAACGCCCGCGGCTGCCTGCCCCTGGGCACCCCCGGCGACGACGGCAGCGGCATCACCATGGCGGTCGAGGCGGGCGCGGCCACCGCGCACCTGGACCGCGTCTCCGCGTGGCGCTTCCTCAGCCCGCCCAGCGCGTTCCTGCACGGGCTGCTGGTCAACCGGCACGGCGCCCGGGTGATCGACGAGTCCCGCTACGGCGCCGCCGTCGGCGAGGTGCTCCTCACCGAGCACGACGGCAAGGGCTGGCTGCTCGTGGACCGGGACATCGTGGCGCGGGCCCGCCGCCAGCTCGCCCACCAGGCGCTGTGGTTCCAGCGCGTGGGGGCCTACATGCAGCTCGCCGCCCGGCACACCGCGCCGACCCTGGAGGCCGTGGCCGCCCGCGCGGGGGTGGACCCGGCCGGGCTGCGTGCCACCGTCGAGGAGCACCACCGCCGCCTGGCCCAGCGCCGCCCCGACCCGACCGGACGGCCCGAGGAGCTGGCCCGGCCGCTGCACGCGCCGTACTCGCTGGTCGAGGTCTCCATCCGGGGCCGCCGCGTCCCGCCCTGCCCGGTGCTGCCCCTGGGCGGACTGGTCGTGGACGAGCGCACCGGCGCGGTCCGCCGCCCCGACGGCAGCACCGTGCCCGGCCTGTACGCCGCCGGCCGCTCCGCCGTCGGGCTGTGCTCGCGCTCCTACGTCAGCGGCCTGTCCCTGGCCGACTGCGTCTTCTCCGGCCGCCGGGCCGGGGCCCACCTCGCCGCCACCAGGAGGTCCGGTGCTCACCGCTGA
- a CDS encoding 2-keto-4-pentenoate hydratase — protein MLTAEQRAQAATALLAAETSRQPIRPLVRSHRGIDVTDAYEIQLLNIRRRLDTGARVVGHKVGLSSAAMQQMMGVTEPDYGHLLDDMRLSEHEPADASRYCQPRVEVEVAFLLGEDVPPGCTEAQVLARTAYLAPAIELIDSRIEDWRISLPDTVADNASSAAFVLGAARVPPSHLDVKGIWATLTRNGEVLAKGRSDAVLGNPATAVAWLAGKVAAFGVHLRAGDVVLPGSCTRAYDARPGDVFDAEFAGLGTVHLAFREGAA, from the coding sequence GTGCTCACCGCTGAGCAGCGCGCACAGGCAGCCACGGCGCTGCTGGCCGCCGAGACCAGCAGGCAACCCATCCGCCCGCTCGTCCGCAGCCACCGCGGCATCGACGTCACCGACGCCTACGAGATCCAGCTGCTCAACATCCGCCGCCGCCTCGACACCGGGGCGAGGGTCGTGGGGCACAAGGTCGGCCTGTCCTCGGCGGCCATGCAGCAGATGATGGGCGTCACCGAACCCGACTACGGCCACCTGCTCGACGACATGCGCCTGTCCGAGCACGAACCCGCCGACGCCAGCCGCTACTGCCAGCCCCGGGTCGAGGTCGAGGTGGCGTTCCTGCTCGGCGAGGACGTCCCGCCCGGCTGCACCGAGGCCCAGGTGCTCGCCCGCACCGCCTACCTGGCCCCGGCGATCGAGCTGATCGACAGCCGCATCGAGGACTGGCGGATCAGCCTGCCGGACACCGTGGCCGATAACGCCTCCTCCGCTGCCTTTGTGCTCGGTGCCGCGCGGGTGCCGCCGAGTCACCTGGACGTCAAGGGCATCTGGGCCACGCTCACCCGCAACGGCGAGGTGCTGGCCAAGGGCCGCAGCGACGCCGTGCTCGGCAACCCGGCCACCGCCGTCGCCTGGCTCGCGGGCAAGGTCGCCGCGTTCGGCGTGCACCTGCGGGCCGGGGACGTGGTGCTGCCCGGCTCGTGCACCCGGGCCTACGACGCCCGGCCCGGTGACGTCTTCGACGCCGAGTTCGCCGGGCTGGGCACCGTCCACCTCGCCTTCCGGGAAGGAGCGGCATGA
- a CDS encoding acetaldehyde dehydrogenase (acetylating), which produces MKAAIVGSGNIGTDLLYKLLRSPHISPQWMVGIDPDSPGLKRADAQGLATTTEGVDWLLAREDRPDLVFEATSAAVHRAHAPRYAEAGIIAVDLTPAALGPAVVPPVNLGAHHDAGNVNLTTCGGQATIPIVHAVSRVAPVSYAEIVASVASVSAGPGTRANIDEFTRTTSRGIAEIGGAGRGKAIIVLNPADPPMIMRDTVFCAIPEDADQHAITDSVHRMVTELSTYVPGYRLLDEPQFDPPSTLTGGLARVAVFVEVEGAGDFLPPYAGNLDIMTAAATRVAEGLVEARR; this is translated from the coding sequence ATGAAGGCCGCGATCGTCGGCTCCGGCAACATCGGCACCGACCTGCTGTACAAGCTGCTGCGCTCGCCGCACATCAGTCCACAGTGGATGGTCGGCATCGACCCGGACAGCCCCGGCCTCAAACGCGCCGACGCGCAGGGCCTGGCCACCACCACCGAGGGCGTGGACTGGCTGCTGGCGCGCGAGGACCGCCCGGACCTGGTGTTCGAGGCCACCTCCGCGGCCGTGCACCGCGCCCACGCCCCGCGCTACGCCGAGGCCGGGATCATCGCGGTCGACCTGACCCCGGCCGCGCTCGGTCCGGCCGTGGTGCCCCCGGTCAACCTCGGCGCGCACCACGACGCGGGCAACGTCAACCTCACCACGTGTGGCGGCCAGGCCACCATCCCGATCGTGCACGCGGTCTCGCGCGTGGCACCGGTGTCCTACGCCGAGATCGTGGCCAGCGTCGCCTCGGTCTCGGCCGGGCCCGGCACACGCGCCAACATCGACGAGTTCACCCGCACCACCTCGCGGGGCATCGCCGAGATCGGCGGCGCCGGACGAGGCAAGGCCATCATCGTGCTCAACCCCGCCGACCCACCCATGATCATGCGGGACACCGTGTTCTGCGCGATCCCGGAGGACGCCGACCAGCACGCCATCACCGACTCGGTGCACCGCATGGTGACCGAGCTGTCCACCTACGTGCCAGGCTACCGCCTCCTGGACGAGCCCCAGTTCGACCCCCCGTCCACCCTCACCGGGGGCCTGGCGCGGGTCGCGGTGTTCGTGGAAGTCGAAGGGGCGGGCGACTTCCTGCCCCCGTACGCCGGGAACCTCGACATCATGACCGCCGCCGCGACCCGCGTGGCCGAGGGACTCGTGGAGGCCCGCCGATGA